In Sideroxyarcus emersonii, one DNA window encodes the following:
- a CDS encoding N-acetylneuraminate synthase family protein, which translates to MSATIPTPLFVLEMANNHMGDVQHGLDLIHAFGKVCKDFPFNFALKLQYRDLGTFIHPAAKGRDDLKYVKRFEETRLSRPEFDRLVAAMREQGFITMATPFDEPSVDLIDEQDLDIIKIASCSFTDWPLLERIVLSDKPIVASTAGARLEEIDRVVSFFAHRHKEFAILHCVGEYPTPDDHMHLSQMDFLRARYPGVRIGFSTHEQPDNIDIVKLAIAKGATLFEKHVGLPTDTYTLNAYSANPEQVRAWLQAAQQAWILCGTGDARLPANPQEISSLRSLQRGIFARRAIAAGETISSEDVYFAFPPQHNQFTANNWFKYADFTATADIARDEAVAPSNTNCVDRRARIWDIARQVKELLSRTQIVVPGGADLEVSHHYGLDRFDEVGLVIITVINRGYCKKLLVSLPGQIHPEQYHEKKEETFHIIYGEVMLELNGVGRLYRPGDVVTIEPGVRHAFKAESGAVIEEISTTHDKNDSFYTDPAIMANKQRKTLLTYWMD; encoded by the coding sequence ATGTCCGCGACCATTCCAACACCGCTTTTTGTTCTTGAAATGGCGAACAATCACATGGGCGACGTCCAACATGGTTTGGATTTAATCCACGCGTTTGGAAAAGTGTGCAAAGATTTTCCTTTCAATTTCGCACTCAAATTGCAATACCGCGACCTGGGTACCTTTATTCATCCAGCGGCCAAGGGGCGCGACGACCTTAAATATGTCAAACGTTTCGAGGAAACACGATTGAGTCGGCCGGAGTTTGATCGACTGGTAGCAGCAATGCGTGAGCAGGGATTTATAACCATGGCAACACCGTTCGATGAGCCATCGGTTGATCTCATTGATGAGCAGGATCTGGATATCATTAAAATCGCCAGTTGCTCGTTCACTGACTGGCCGCTATTGGAGCGTATTGTGCTGAGCGACAAGCCGATTGTCGCTTCCACAGCGGGCGCACGACTGGAGGAAATCGACCGCGTGGTCAGCTTCTTCGCGCATCGACATAAAGAATTCGCCATTCTGCACTGCGTCGGCGAGTACCCGACGCCGGATGACCACATGCATCTGTCGCAGATGGATTTCCTGCGAGCTCGCTATCCGGGCGTACGAATAGGATTCTCCACACACGAACAACCGGACAATATCGACATCGTCAAGCTGGCCATTGCCAAGGGCGCTACGCTCTTCGAAAAACATGTCGGCCTCCCGACCGACACCTATACGCTCAACGCCTATTCTGCCAACCCGGAACAGGTACGGGCATGGCTGCAGGCGGCGCAGCAAGCCTGGATTCTGTGCGGCACAGGCGACGCCCGACTCCCCGCAAACCCGCAGGAAATTTCCAGTCTGCGCTCGTTGCAACGCGGCATTTTTGCTCGACGGGCAATAGCTGCAGGTGAAACCATCAGCAGCGAAGATGTGTATTTTGCCTTCCCGCCCCAGCACAATCAGTTTACCGCCAACAACTGGTTCAAATATGCCGATTTCACAGCTACTGCCGACATTGCACGTGATGAGGCAGTTGCCCCATCCAACACAAACTGCGTAGATCGCCGCGCCCGCATCTGGGATATCGCTCGTCAGGTCAAAGAGCTTTTGTCACGCACCCAGATCGTCGTGCCAGGAGGGGCCGACCTGGAAGTATCGCATCATTACGGACTCGACCGTTTCGATGAGGTAGGTCTTGTGATCATCACCGTGATCAACCGTGGTTATTGCAAAAAACTGCTTGTCAGCCTTCCTGGCCAGATACATCCAGAGCAATATCACGAAAAGAAAGAAGAAACCTTCCATATCATTTATGGCGAAGTCATGCTTGAACTGAATGGAGTGGGAAGACTGTATCGACCAGGAGATGTCGTAACCATTGAGCCCGGCGTACGCCATGCATTCAAGGCGGAGAGCGGCGCAGTCATCGAAGAAATATCGACCACACACGACAAGAATGATTCGTTCTACACAGATCCTGCAATCATGGCAAACAAACAACGCAAGACCCTGCTGACTTACTGGATGGATTGA